A single region of the Eublepharis macularius isolate TG4126 chromosome 14, MPM_Emac_v1.0, whole genome shotgun sequence genome encodes:
- the YKT6 gene encoding synaptobrevin homolog YKT6 has product MKLYSLSVLYKGDPKVHLLKASYDVSSFSFFQRSSVQEFMTFTSQLIVERSDLGSRASVKEQEYLCHVYVRNDGLAGVVIADNEYPPRVCFTLLEKVLDEFSKQVNRIDWPSGSPSTINYTALDSYLSKYQNPRDADAMTKVQAELDETKIILHNTMESLLERGEKLDDLVSKSEVLGTQSKAFYKTARKQNSCCEIM; this is encoded by the exons ATGAAGCTTTATAGCCTAAGTGTACTTTACAAAGGAGATCCCAAAGTGCATTTACTGAAAGCATCCTATGATGTGTCATCATTTAGTTTCTTCCAGAGATCCAG TGTTCAGGAATTCATGACCTTCACAAGTCAGCTGATAGTAGAGCGTTCAGACCTAGGCAGCAGAGCTTCTGTAAAGGAACAAG AATACCTATGTCACGTTTATGTGCGAAATGACGGGTTGGCTGGAGTGGTGATTGCTGACAATGAGTACCCACCACGGGTCTGCTTCACCTTGCTGGAGAAG GTGCTGGATGAGTTCTCCAAGCAAGTTAACAGAATAGACTGGCCCTCTGGATCCCCATCGACGATAAACTACACAGCATTGGACAGTTACCTTAGTAAATATCAG AATCCTCGTGATGCAGATGCAATGACAAAAGTACAAGCAGAGCTGGATGAGACCAAAATCATCTTG CACAATACCATGGAATCTTTGTTAGAACGAGGAGAGAAACTGGATGACTTGGTGTCCAAATCGGAGGTTCTTGGAACTCAGTCAAAGGCCTTCTACAAAACT GCTCGAAAGCAGAACTCGTGCTGTGAAATCATGTGA